ACCAGGATGGACCTCCTCAACCCAGAAAACCCTTTCCCTCCGTCGAAGCCTTCTAGTGTCAAGAGGTGAGCAACTCGATTTCCTTCTCTGTGAATATGGTGGAATCTGCAACTGCTAAAGTTCTCAGAAATACTTTGTGCATCTGCAATATAAGCACCCTGTTTGGTTCAATGTAATGGCATAACCATTACAATTCAATTCCATGGGCCCACAATAAACCCTTGTTTGGTTCAATGAAATGTCTATTACGGATGTTGCTGTTTAGTTTTCTATTCCCACTAACCACCGAATAGAGGCTGTATAGCATTCTTTGCCTCACCCTCTGAATTGCCATTCAGAGCACGGTAGGAACGCTGAAagattatttttttcatttttgcccTCATTGTTTCATCATCATCTTCTTTTCAACTACAGCCTCCATGTTCACTAACTTCTCCATTTACAAAGCCCTAAACACCATTGCCCCTCACCAACTGTCTGCATTTCTTTTACTTTGTATTTCATTTTCTTCCTTCCTAAAGTTTAGTTTAGTAACTCAAGTTTTTTCTGGCTGTGATGAATAAACATCCTCatctatttattttatgatcGTCTTTTGATATTGAAGAAAGCATTacctctttttcttctttgtttgaattttgtttatttttcatgctttaattttggctTCTTTATCTTTGATCTAAGCAGGACCAAACAGCTTACCTTCCCAAATCCGAGCTAGTGCCTGAAAACCTTGAAAAGgttagaaaaagaaaatcaaataaaTCAACAGCCCTCAGGCCTCAGTACCGCCGAACCCTGTTAATAGCCTGCTTCCCCTAAATATTTAGACTGTGGAACAACAAAGATAATTCATTAGCTTAATCAAATTGGGTATCTCTTATATCAACCTAAAATGAAGGCAAAAGTTGTGTGCAGGAAGCTGTATGACTACGTCTGATACGATCTCAAAGAAATAGCTTTCCCTTCTTCATTGACTGGTCCTCCCCACATGAAAAAGCGCCGCAAATTGACTTGGCACGAGCGTTTCTTGGtacttctcttttccattttctcttCCGCAGTAAGAGTTTTGTTTGCTTATGATTTCTGGGTTTTAATGAATGAATGCTGTTAGATTCTGGGTTTCCCCCCTTTATATAATTGTATTTTTTTGATGGTTTATGATGGAGAAGTTATATTAGTACTGGATTGTAGTTTAGATATTACTTTCAATTTAAAGAGCATGGCTCTTTCATTTCTTCATCATGGTAAAACATTACAGTGagcttggtttttttttttttttttgcgtggTTGCTATTGCTGTAAGCAATAACATTTTAGAATTCTGAAGCCCTTTTTTGGAAGAAAAAAATGCATGGTTTTTTTACTTTAAATCAAGAACGTATGTCTGGAAGTACTTTATGTTTGAACTATTAGCAATTTCTACTCAAATATGATGATTTTGCCACTTCCTTtctataatatatttttttgctTTTGTTCCATTTAACAAATTTTAAAGAAGCATAATGGAAATTTGAAATCTCACAGATGCTAGCTGGTGATCAGGGTGAAAATTAGATCATTGGGATATTGAAATGATCAAATGACTTTTATGTACTGTTCTACTTACTTGATGGTTAACTTAACCACTTGAATGTCAAATAATGCTCAAGAGCCTATTATTTGCCCATGCGTTAGGGAATAAGAGGCATTTATTTTTAGTATATAATTAGTAAAAACCTGTCATCCTTCTTTAGGTCTTGAAGGAGGCCTCTAGGCTTTATGCTGCAAGTTGGGTAAGGGATATTGGTCCTGATCTTAGACCAAACGATTATAAGAAGGATGATGGGACTGAAGATAAATCCAATGGAGATAAGGGTAGGAGTACAGAGATAGAACCTTCGACCTTGGAGGATATTGGTGAGGAACTTTACTTTGTGGTTTCTTATCTTGAAATGTTCTGATGTATAAGTTGTCTGTAATGAATCAAGAAGTATATAGCAGGACCTGCAAAATATGCAGCATATTATATGTGCAATAAACTGTTAGATTCGTGCTTGAGACATCTTATGGAGGTCAAGGAACAAAGTCCCGTAATGCTTGAGTTCAGTTAGGTTTTCATTTCAATTTCCTTTTTCAGTAGAACTTGTCTGGAGGTAGAATGGAATTTattctttgatttctttttccCCTTGCTGCTCAGAGTCATCTGTGACtgcattttgttttattatgttGTTGGCACCTGTGTTCAAGTCTTATATTTTATGCTTCCATTGGCATATTTTTGGTGAATCCCTTCTTCACCAGGCCAAGGTTCAGTTATTAAGGAGatattaaattactatttatCTCCAAGCAGTCTTAATTTTCTGGGTTTCATTGTCTAGAGCCATTACTGTAACGATCATACCGTTTTCTT
This window of the Gossypium arboreum isolate Shixiya-1 chromosome 12, ASM2569848v2, whole genome shotgun sequence genome carries:
- the LOC108476764 gene encoding uncharacterized protein LOC108476764 isoform X1 — protein: MKKRRKLTWHERFLVLKEASRLYAASWVRDIGPDLRPNDYKKDDGTEDKSNGDKGRSTEIEPSTLEDIASLFQLKFFRPDFSKAHIMQHHIEMLLKSFIEGYQEGIQQIMEKKEYSSKAQQEGNTDKNST
- the LOC108476764 gene encoding uncharacterized protein LOC108476764 isoform X2 → MKKRRKLTWHERFLVLKEASRLYAASWVRDIGPDLRPNDYKKDDGTEDKSNGDKGRSTEIEPSTLEDIASYRDALKEFHRRISRRYPADHGEKGIFF